The following proteins are co-located in the Chryseobacterium daecheongense genome:
- a CDS encoding translocation/assembly module TamB yields the protein MKLKINKRKLLRRTAITIISILVFLTLLILSLRLPAVQNFIKDKLIVYLEKKIKTKVSLERVYIGFPNSLVMENLYLKGQNIDTLLAVKKLDVGLNMLKLINSTADITSVDLEGVQANVVRKKDGKFNFDYIIDAFATSDKEESPSKPFIISLDKIKLKDIGVTFNDQQSRNDIKLYFKSFDTRVKTFDLNKNSYAVNDINLDGLKLKLKQDIVEEVSKKVEKKVDSLNQKKSMSIGLRGIKLTNFDIDYGDDNTKTFAKIVFKELSTKVNKLDLDNNSYNVANLFLSGADINANLYLPAQNANPKNSKEEPKPSANAEKAMKILLGKMVLNDVKVAYNNTAITPTKQGMDFNHLNFSKMNVEVRSFKMENNTFAGTVSSAEIKESRGLDIQKFNTDFVYGERQAYLKDLYLQTSKTILRDEVVLEYNSIEQLSSNLGAVKISANIKDSKVGFADILNLVPTLRTTVPFNKYPNAILAVNANVKGNVNDLLIQNFKLSGLDQLRVSASGRIKNAMNPDQLYYDLKIGELSSSAKTIFNLVPKNTIPSNISLPSNFSIKGAAKGTTKMVDTNLNLYSTLGNAAVIAKVDMRRKNQELYDVKANLQGIQVGKIIQNKDIGSVTAQISAKGESFDFKKAKADLKGHVASATYKGYQYRDMNLTGKIDNGAYNILLDSNDPNANLKLTASGIYNEKNPTVKVNGNIIKVDLNKLGFYDKQMIIGGKIEGDFTNLDPDHLNGYLNLQNFAFSDTKEVYPVQEVTLKASSANDSTSIVLNSQIADVELKGKYRLTQIFGSLAQTINQYYQFQKPDKSQKIDAGQYFTFNAKIKNDDLIRKFVPDLKSFETINLAGNYNADSHKIEIDGQIPQLLYGENSIENASLKVTNENEALQYNLNVAGLKSSSFALNKINIGGDISDNTINYNITTKDQKDVTQFLIAGNAKSLNDITEISLNPNGLKLNYNDWTVAEGNKIQISSKGIVADNFRLSNTGSEISLQSESTSPNSPLNISLKDFKIETITEIVKKDSLLAKGTINGTAQLRDLTKDMTFTSDLNVSDLYVFGNPIGNLAVKVNSTSPKLLNANIALSGNDNDVKIIGDYNTSSSTFDLDMAINKLQMKSAQGFSMNAITNTEGYLSGNLKITGSTDKPNILGKVKFNNVGLEIAKTGSDFRKLNDEIDFTSRGIEFNQFKVNDKDGNALVVDGQVLTQTYRDFAFNLDVNAKDFKVVSSEKSNDAMMYGILAIDAGLHIRGNLDLPKVDGRLAVADNTDFTFVLPQSSPSLQERDGIVEFVDQDQVVLNKTIKADSLKAQSRIKGMDVSVNIEVSKEAKMSIVIDKANGDFVKLQGEAELTGGIDPSGKTTLVGVYQVEKGSYELSVSVLKRKFDIQKGSTITWTGEPTAAIMDITAIYKTETAPIDLVEQQFTGDAATLNQFKQRIPFNTLLKMKGELLKPQITFDITTDKKNNAVSSTVTDAVDQKLTQLRTQESEMNKQVFALLLLNRFIGENPFQSSAGMSAEAMARQSVSKILSQQLNNLASGLIKGVDLNFGLESSEDYSTGQKNTRTDLNVDISKKLLNDRLKVTVGSNFGLEGDARQNENTTNIAGNVTVDYSLSKDGRYMLRAYRKDEYQVALQGQIIETGVGFIITLDYDRFRDIFRKSKQDKPKKENKNNQVVEFK from the coding sequence TTGAAACTGAAAATCAATAAAAGAAAACTCCTAAGACGCACTGCCATTACCATTATATCGATATTGGTATTTCTTACCTTACTTATTTTAAGCTTGAGACTTCCGGCAGTTCAAAACTTCATCAAAGACAAACTTATTGTTTATCTTGAGAAAAAAATCAAAACAAAAGTAAGCCTTGAAAGGGTCTATATAGGTTTCCCTAACAGCCTGGTTATGGAAAATCTTTATTTAAAGGGGCAGAATATTGATACACTTCTTGCTGTAAAGAAACTCGATGTAGGCCTGAACATGCTTAAACTTATTAATTCTACAGCAGATATTACTTCTGTTGATCTTGAAGGGGTACAGGCCAACGTGGTAAGAAAAAAAGACGGAAAATTCAATTTTGATTATATTATCGATGCCTTTGCCACTTCTGATAAAGAAGAAAGTCCTTCGAAACCGTTTATTATTTCATTGGATAAAATCAAATTAAAAGATATCGGGGTTACTTTTAATGACCAGCAATCCCGAAACGATATTAAATTATATTTTAAATCTTTTGACACCAGGGTAAAAACTTTTGATTTAAATAAAAATAGCTACGCCGTTAATGATATCAACCTCGATGGACTGAAGCTCAAATTAAAGCAGGATATTGTAGAAGAGGTTTCAAAAAAAGTTGAAAAGAAAGTAGATTCTCTTAACCAGAAAAAATCAATGAGTATTGGATTAAGAGGAATTAAGCTGACAAATTTTGATATAGATTATGGGGATGACAATACCAAAACCTTTGCAAAAATTGTATTTAAAGAATTAAGTACTAAGGTCAATAAGCTGGATCTTGATAACAACTCTTACAACGTAGCCAATCTGTTTCTTTCCGGAGCAGATATTAATGCCAATCTTTATCTGCCGGCTCAAAACGCCAATCCCAAAAACTCAAAAGAAGAGCCTAAGCCTTCTGCGAATGCTGAAAAAGCAATGAAAATACTTTTGGGGAAGATGGTTTTGAACGATGTGAAAGTAGCATACAATAATACCGCGATTACTCCTACAAAGCAGGGAATGGATTTTAACCATCTTAATTTTTCAAAAATGAATGTGGAGGTCCGTAGTTTCAAGATGGAAAACAATACGTTTGCAGGAACTGTAAGCTCTGCGGAAATTAAGGAAAGTCGTGGGCTGGATATACAGAAATTCAATACAGATTTTGTATATGGTGAAAGACAGGCCTATCTGAAAGACCTTTATTTGCAGACCTCAAAAACAATTCTAAGGGATGAGGTTGTTTTGGAGTATAATTCAATCGAACAACTCAGTTCAAACCTAGGCGCAGTAAAAATATCAGCTAACATTAAAGATTCCAAAGTAGGATTTGCCGATATTTTAAATCTGGTTCCAACTTTAAGGACAACGGTTCCGTTTAATAAATATCCTAATGCAATACTTGCAGTTAATGCAAATGTAAAAGGAAATGTAAATGATCTGCTGATCCAGAATTTTAAATTATCAGGGCTTGATCAACTAAGGGTTTCGGCATCAGGAAGAATTAAAAACGCCATGAATCCCGATCAGTTATATTATGATCTGAAAATTGGCGAACTGTCATCTTCTGCAAAAACAATCTTTAACCTGGTACCTAAAAATACTATTCCATCGAATATTTCCCTTCCATCAAATTTCAGCATCAAAGGGGCAGCGAAAGGAACCACGAAGATGGTTGATACCAACCTCAACCTGTATTCCACTCTCGGAAATGCTGCAGTTATTGCCAAGGTGGATATGCGCAGAAAAAATCAGGAACTCTATGATGTAAAGGCTAATTTGCAGGGAATACAGGTGGGAAAAATTATACAGAATAAGGACATTGGCTCGGTTACAGCACAAATCTCTGCAAAAGGAGAAAGTTTTGACTTCAAAAAAGCAAAAGCAGATCTTAAAGGACATGTTGCTTCAGCAACCTACAAAGGATACCAGTACCGAGATATGAACCTGACCGGAAAAATTGATAATGGAGCTTATAATATCCTATTGGATTCTAATGATCCTAATGCCAACCTGAAATTAACAGCCTCGGGAATATATAATGAAAAAAATCCTACGGTAAAGGTTAATGGAAATATTATCAAAGTAGATCTCAATAAACTAGGCTTCTACGATAAACAAATGATTATCGGTGGAAAAATAGAGGGTGACTTTACGAATCTGGATCCGGATCATCTTAATGGTTATCTGAATCTCCAAAATTTCGCGTTCTCGGATACCAAAGAAGTTTATCCTGTTCAGGAAGTAACGCTGAAAGCAAGTTCGGCAAATGATTCAACAAGCATTGTCCTCAATTCTCAGATTGCTGATGTCGAGCTCAAAGGAAAATACAGGTTAACGCAGATCTTCGGATCTTTGGCTCAGACCATTAACCAGTATTACCAGTTTCAGAAACCTGATAAATCTCAAAAGATCGATGCAGGGCAATATTTTACCTTTAATGCAAAAATTAAAAATGATGATCTGATCAGAAAGTTTGTTCCGGATCTTAAAAGTTTTGAAACAATCAATTTAGCTGGAAATTATAATGCTGACTCCCATAAAATTGAAATCGACGGACAAATTCCTCAATTACTATATGGTGAAAACTCCATTGAAAATGCTTCACTTAAAGTAACGAATGAAAACGAAGCCCTGCAATATAATTTGAATGTTGCCGGATTGAAAAGCTCAAGTTTTGCTTTAAATAAAATAAATATTGGCGGAGATATTTCTGACAACACTATTAATTATAACATCACGACCAAAGATCAGAAAGATGTGACGCAATTCCTGATAGCCGGAAATGCCAAATCACTGAATGACATTACAGAAATCTCGTTAAATCCAAACGGCCTCAAATTAAATTATAATGACTGGACCGTTGCGGAAGGAAATAAAATACAGATCAGCAGCAAAGGAATTGTAGCAGATAACTTCAGACTTTCCAACACGGGAAGCGAAATTTCCCTTCAGTCCGAAAGCACATCTCCTAACAGCCCTTTAAATATTTCATTAAAGGATTTCAAGATAGAAACAATCACAGAGATCGTTAAAAAGGATTCTCTACTGGCGAAGGGAACGATCAACGGTACAGCTCAGTTAAGGGATCTTACAAAGGACATGACATTTACCTCAGACCTCAACGTTTCTGATCTTTATGTATTTGGAAATCCAATCGGGAACCTTGCTGTAAAGGTTAACAGTACTTCACCTAAGCTTTTAAATGCCAATATCGCATTATCAGGCAATGATAATGATGTAAAGATCATTGGAGATTATAATACATCATCAAGCACATTTGATTTAGACATGGCTATCAATAAGCTTCAGATGAAAAGTGCCCAAGGCTTCTCAATGAATGCCATTACCAATACGGAAGGATACCTTTCCGGAAATCTTAAGATTACAGGAAGTACGGATAAGCCTAACATTCTCGGTAAGGTAAAATTTAATAATGTTGGGCTTGAGATAGCAAAGACGGGAAGTGATTTCAGAAAACTGAATGATGAGATCGATTTTACCAGCCGTGGAATTGAGTTTAATCAATTTAAAGTGAATGATAAGGATGGAAATGCACTTGTCGTAGACGGGCAGGTCCTTACACAAACCTATAGAGACTTCGCCTTCAATCTTGATGTAAACGCTAAAGATTTTAAGGTTGTAAGTTCTGAAAAATCCAATGATGCCATGATGTACGGGATTCTTGCTATCGACGCAGGACTGCATATCCGTGGTAATCTGGATCTTCCGAAAGTAGATGGAAGATTAGCCGTGGCGGATAATACGGATTTTACATTTGTCCTTCCTCAATCCAGCCCGTCATTGCAGGAAAGAGATGGAATCGTGGAGTTTGTAGATCAGGATCAGGTGGTTTTAAACAAAACAATCAAAGCTGACTCTTTGAAAGCTCAGAGCCGCATTAAAGGCATGGATGTAAGTGTCAATATCGAAGTAAGTAAAGAAGCAAAAATGTCAATTGTTATTGATAAGGCCAATGGTGATTTTGTAAAACTGCAGGGAGAGGCGGAACTGACCGGAGGCATTGATCCATCCGGAAAAACTACCCTTGTGGGTGTTTATCAGGTGGAAAAAGGATCTTATGAGCTTTCTGTAAGTGTACTTAAGAGAAAATTTGATATTCAGAAAGGGAGTACCATTACCTGGACAGGAGAGCCTACTGCAGCCATTATGGATATTACGGCCATTTATAAAACCGAAACGGCTCCAATTGACCTAGTTGAGCAACAATTCACGGGTGATGCTGCTACATTGAATCAATTCAAACAAAGAATTCCTTTCAATACGTTGTTAAAAATGAAAGGTGAATTACTGAAACCACAGATTACATTTGACATCACTACAGATAAGAAAAATAATGCTGTTTCATCTACTGTAACTGATGCAGTTGATCAGAAACTTACCCAGCTCAGAACCCAGGAATCGGAAATGAATAAACAGGTCTTCGCTTTGTTATTATTGAACCGTTTTATTGGAGAGAATCCATTCCAAAGCAGCGCAGGAATGTCTGCGGAAGCAATGGCAAGACAAAGTGTAAGTAAAATCCTTTCGCAGCAACTGAATAACCTGGCTTCAGGACTTATTAAAGGAGTTGATCTGAATTTTGGGCTGGAATCTTCCGAAGATTATTCTACCGGGCAGAAAAATACAAGAACCGACCTCAACGTAGATATTAGTAAAAAGCTACTAAACGATCGTCTTAAAGTAAC